A window of Variovorax paradoxus genomic DNA:
TGGCCAAGAAGAAGCTGCCGGTGCCCAAGACCTGGGCCGACCTCCTCAAGCCCGAGTACAAGGGCGACATCCAGGTGGCCAACCCCGCCTCCAGCGGCACGGCCTACACCATGATCGCCACGCTCGTGCAGATGATGGGCGAGGACAAGGCCTTCGACTACCTCAAGGCGCTGCACAAGAACGTGGGCCAGTACACCCGCTCGGGCACCGGTCCGATCAAGGCGGTGGCGCGCGGCGAGACCGCGGTTTCCATCAGCTTCGTGCACGACGGCCCGGGCGAGAAGATGCAGGGCTTCCCGGTCGAGACCATCACGCCGAGCGACGGCACCGGCGCCGAGATCGGCTCCATGAGCATCATCAAGGGCGCGCGCAACCTCGACGCCGCCAAGAAGTTCTACGAATGGGCGCTGACGCCAGGGGCGCAGGAGCTGGGAGCCGCCAACAAGCAGTTCCAGCTGCCGAGCAACGTGAACGCCAAGCTCGACCCGCGCATTCCCGACTTCAAGAAGATCAAGTTCATCAACTACGACTACGCCAAGTACGGCGCCAGCGCCGAGCGTCGTCGCCTGATCGCGCGCTGGGAAAAAGACGTCAATTCGCTGCCTCGCTAAGTGGAAGCGCGCGCTATCGAAGGCGCGCCGGTCAATCCGGCGTCCCTGGCCGCCGCCCGGCGTTCGCAGCGCTGGATCTGGGCATGGGTCGCGATGGGCCTGGCGGCCTACCTGCTGCTGCCCTGGTATGCGATCCAGGATTCGACCTGGTACGAGGCCGTTCCACAGGTGTTCAGCCAGGCGGAGGGCGCCAACGGCCTGATGCAGGCGGCCACGCAGGGGCGCGGCTGGCTCTTCATCGGCCTGGCGGGGCTGCTGCTGTGCGCCGTGGGTGCATGGCTGCCGGCCGGCAAGGCGCAGGGCCGCTGGCTGCTGGCCGGCGGGCTGGTCGGCGCGCTCGGACTGGCGGCCACGGGCTTCACCATCGGCGCGCGGGGCTGGAGTTTTGCCGCCTTCAACACGCAGTTCGGCGAGCTGGCGGTCAACCAGTTCGGCATCGGCGCGGGCGGCTTCCTGGCGCTCACCGCGCTCGTGCTGCTGATGGCCTTCGGCATCGCGCGGCTGGGCCTGTTCAAGGGCGACCTGTTCGTGGCTGCCGCGGTCGTCGGCTGCGGCGTGCTGATGGCGCTGTTCATTGCCTACCCGGTGAGCAAGGCGCTGTCGGGCGCGTTCTTCAATGAAGACGGGCAGTGGTCGATCACGGCCTTCGTTGCCCGTGTGTTCACCGAGCGCATCTGGGGCCTGGGCTGCCTGAGCGGTGGCGTGCGCTGCGGCGTGGCCTGGAACACGCTGGTGCTGGCACTGCTCACGGCCGCCGGCACCACCTTCCTGGGCACGCTGATGGCGTTGATGGCCGAGCGCGGCAGCAAGCGCGGGCAGGGCGCGCTGCGGGTGCTGGCGCTGCTGCCGATCATCACGCCACCCTTCGTGGTGGGGCTCGGGCTGATTTTGCTGTTCGGCCGCGCCGGCATCGTCAACCAGGTGCTGGAGAGCGTGTTCGGCATCGAGCCCACGCGCTGGTTCTACGGCATGCCGGGCGTGCTGGTGGCGCAGCTCTTCGCCTTCACGCCCATCGCCTTCATGATCATGCGCGGCGTGGTGCAGGGCATCGCGCCCAGCCTGGAAGAAGCCGCG
This region includes:
- a CDS encoding ABC transporter substrate-binding protein, which encodes MKNKLFTAAALLGLSAAASAQTVNVICSVQAEWCNVISTVYARTTGVRINMALKGSGEALAQLIAEKDNPKTDVWFGGTGDPHLQAAEQGLTLEYKSPTLSQLHPWAQQQAKQSGYKTVGIYSGPLGFGYNPELLAKKKLPVPKTWADLLKPEYKGDIQVANPASSGTAYTMIATLVQMMGEDKAFDYLKALHKNVGQYTRSGTGPIKAVARGETAVSISFVHDGPGEKMQGFPVETITPSDGTGAEIGSMSIIKGARNLDAAKKFYEWALTPGAQELGAANKQFQLPSNVNAKLDPRIPDFKKIKFINYDYAKYGASAERRRLIARWEKDVNSLPR